One Leisingera sp. M658 genomic window carries:
- a CDS encoding NADH-quinone oxidoreductase subunit B family protein, with amino-acid sequence MAVMTGANTAGVDKEVVTQALNAELQDKGFLLTSAEDIINWARTGSLHWMTFGLACCAVEMMHTSMPRYDAERFGIAPRASPRQSDVMIVAGTLTNKMAPALRKVYDQMPEPRYVISMGSCANGGGYYHYSYSVVRGCDRVVPVDVYVPGCPPTAEALLYGLMQLQRKIRRTGTLVR; translated from the coding sequence ATGGCAGTGATGACCGGAGCCAACACCGCGGGTGTGGACAAGGAAGTTGTCACCCAGGCCCTGAACGCTGAGTTGCAGGACAAGGGTTTCCTGCTCACCTCGGCAGAAGACATCATCAATTGGGCGCGCACCGGCTCGCTGCACTGGATGACCTTCGGTCTGGCCTGCTGTGCTGTGGAAATGATGCACACCTCGATGCCGCGCTATGATGCCGAGCGTTTTGGCATCGCACCGCGCGCCTCGCCGCGCCAGTCGGACGTGATGATCGTTGCGGGCACCCTCACCAACAAGATGGCGCCGGCCCTGCGCAAGGTCTACGATCAGATGCCAGAGCCGCGTTACGTGATCTCGATGGGATCCTGCGCCAATGGCGGCGGCTATTATCACTACAGCTATTCCGTGGTGCGCGGCTGTGACCGGGTTGTGCCGGTTGATGTCTATGTACCGGGCTGCCCGCCGACGGCTGAGGCGCTGCTGTATGGCCTGATGCAGCTGCAGCGCAAGATCCGCCGCACCGGCACCCTTGTTCGCTAA
- a CDS encoding NADH-quinone oxidoreductase subunit A, with the protein MEEMLREYLPILVFLAVAAGLGIVLILAAVVLAVRNPDPEKVSAYECGFNAFDDARMKFDVRFYLVSILFIIFDLEIAFLFPWAVGFKDISDTGFWSMMVFLGVLTIGFAYEWKKGALEWQ; encoded by the coding sequence TTGGAAGAGATGTTGAGGGAATACCTGCCGATCCTGGTTTTCCTGGCCGTTGCGGCAGGGTTGGGCATTGTCCTTATCCTAGCAGCCGTTGTGCTGGCAGTCCGCAACCCGGACCCGGAAAAGGTCAGCGCCTATGAGTGCGGCTTCAATGCCTTTGATGATGCCCGTATGAAATTCGACGTCCGGTTCTATCTGGTGTCGATTCTCTTCATCATTTTTGACCTGGAAATCGCATTCCTGTTTCCCTGGGCCGTCGGTTTCAAGGACATCAGCGACACTGGTTTCTGGTCGATGATGGTGTTCCTGGGCGTGCTGACCATCGGCTTTGCCTATGAATGGAAGAAAGGGGCGCTGGAATGGCAGTGA
- a CDS encoding crotonase/enoyl-CoA hydratase family protein: MFETITLDTDARGVCTLTLNRPDKHNAMSGQMLQELILAARRLNEDETARVVVLTGAGKSFCAGGDLGWMRDQMDADAGTRGREARVLAEMLMALNTLAKPVIGAVQGNAFGGGVGMASVCDVAIGADHLKMGLTETRLGLIPATIGPYVIARMGEAKARRVFMSARLFGAAEAVELGLLAKAVPADQLAEAVEAEVAPYLNCAPGAVAAAKKLARDLGPQLDDAVIDHTIKALVARWEGDEAHEGISAFFEKRKPVWQG; this comes from the coding sequence ATGTTTGAGACAATCACCCTGGACACTGACGCCCGTGGCGTCTGCACCCTTACCCTGAACCGCCCTGACAAACACAACGCCATGTCCGGTCAGATGCTGCAGGAATTGATTCTGGCGGCCCGGCGGCTGAACGAAGACGAGACCGCTCGTGTCGTGGTGCTGACCGGCGCAGGCAAGAGTTTTTGCGCCGGCGGCGATCTGGGCTGGATGCGGGATCAGATGGATGCGGACGCCGGAACCCGTGGCCGTGAGGCGCGGGTGCTGGCAGAGATGCTGATGGCTCTTAACACCCTGGCTAAGCCGGTGATCGGCGCGGTGCAAGGCAATGCCTTTGGCGGCGGTGTTGGAATGGCCTCGGTCTGTGACGTTGCCATCGGCGCGGACCATCTGAAGATGGGGCTGACCGAGACCAGGCTGGGACTGATTCCCGCCACCATCGGCCCTTATGTCATTGCCCGTATGGGCGAAGCCAAAGCACGGCGTGTCTTCATGTCGGCCCGCCTGTTCGGCGCGGCAGAGGCGGTTGAGCTGGGGCTGCTGGCCAAAGCCGTGCCCGCAGATCAGCTGGCGGAGGCAGTCGAGGCGGAGGTCGCACCCTATCTGAACTGCGCACCCGGCGCCGTCGCCGCCGCCAAAAAGCTGGCCCGCGACTTGGGACCGCAACTTGATGACGCTGTGATTGACCATACAATCAAGGCGCTGGTGGCGCGCTGGGAAGGCGACGAGGCGCACGAGGGCATCAGCGCATTCTTTGAAAAGCGCAAACCTGTCTGGCAAGGCTGA
- a CDS encoding hydroxymethylglutaryl-CoA lyase, translated as MAERVEIFEVGPRDGLQNEKREIPVAEKVALTNCLSRAGFTRIEVASFVSPKWVPQMAGSAQVLAGITRAPGVRYAALTPNMRGYEDAVAAKADEIAVFASASEGFSKANINATIEESITRFLPILEAAKENRLPVRGYVSCVTDCPYDGATAPEKVAEVAERLYALGCYEISLGDTIGQGTPEAITAMLSAVTARVPAARLAGHYHDTAGRALDNIEASLTQGLRVFDAAVGGLGGCPYAPGAAGNVATEAVHKRLTGLGYDTGLDGNVLDKAAALARSMRGLQ; from the coding sequence ATGGCTGAGCGTGTCGAAATTTTCGAAGTCGGTCCGCGCGACGGGCTGCAGAATGAAAAGCGTGAAATCCCCGTGGCGGAGAAAGTCGCGTTGACAAACTGCCTGAGCCGCGCCGGATTTACGCGGATTGAGGTGGCGAGCTTTGTGTCGCCCAAATGGGTGCCGCAGATGGCGGGCAGCGCCCAGGTGCTGGCGGGCATCACCCGCGCGCCCGGCGTGCGGTATGCAGCACTGACGCCCAATATGCGCGGTTACGAGGATGCTGTAGCTGCCAAGGCGGATGAAATCGCGGTCTTTGCCTCCGCCTCTGAAGGGTTCTCCAAGGCCAATATCAACGCCACAATCGAGGAGAGCATCACACGTTTTCTGCCCATCTTGGAGGCTGCCAAGGAGAACAGGCTGCCGGTGCGGGGCTATGTGTCCTGCGTGACCGACTGTCCTTATGACGGGGCAACAGCGCCGGAGAAAGTAGCGGAGGTGGCCGAACGGTTGTACGCCCTCGGTTGCTATGAGATCTCGCTGGGCGACACCATCGGGCAGGGTACTCCGGAGGCGATCACCGCGATGCTGAGCGCCGTCACCGCACGGGTTCCTGCGGCCAGGCTTGCGGGGCACTACCACGACACCGCGGGCCGGGCACTGGACAATATCGAGGCCTCGCTAACGCAGGGCCTGCGGGTGTTTGATGCTGCCGTGGGCGGTTTGGGCGGCTGTCCTTACGCACCGGGGGCTGCGGGCAACGTGGCGACGGAAGCGGTGCACAAGCGCCTGACCGGGTTGGGCTATGACACGGGGCTGGACGGTAATGTGCTGGATAAGGCTGCGGCACTGGCCCGTTCGATGCGCGGCCTGCAATAG
- a CDS encoding acetyl/propionyl/methylcrotonyl-CoA carboxylase subunit alpha, protein MFDKILIANRGEIACRVMESARAMGVRTVAVYSDADAAAKHVSLADEAVHIGGPAPADSYLRGAEIIRVAKATGAQAIHPGYGFLSENPDFVEAVEAAGLTFIGPSADAIRKMGLKDAAKVLMEEAGVPVVPGYHGANQDAGFLQEEAGKIGYPVLIKAVAGGGGKGMRLVEKPAEFADALNSAQGEATTAFGNPDVLIEKYIQQPRHIEVQVFGDGTHAVHLFERDCSLQRRHQKVIEEAPAPGMTAEMRQAMGRAGVRAAEAIGYRGAGTVEFIVDGSDGLRTDGFWFMEMNTRLQVEHPVTELITGVDLVEWQLRVASGERLPARQEDLTITGHAFEARLYAEDVPKGFLPATGTLTHLSFPAECRADSGVRAGDAISPWYDPMIAKVIVHGSTRKVALSRLARALEETQVGGTVTNLAFLGALAAHEGFARGDVDTGLIARDLEALVAAPKTELRHKAAAGMVALGLVDAAPETGFTLWAPLHRAVTLSHLEEEFTADVQVDGPDRQLWSVNGETVLAERSQGHWRIDGRRMPVTSQAGPLITVFDAYGLEFAVVDPLDRDAAAGGDSNVVEAPMPGLVKAVFAKAGQPVAEGDRLAILEAMKMEHSLLAARDGVVAEVLAAAGDQVEAGAALVRLEEEGG, encoded by the coding sequence ATGTTTGACAAGATTTTGATTGCCAACCGCGGAGAGATTGCCTGCCGCGTGATGGAAAGTGCCCGCGCCATGGGAGTGCGGACAGTGGCCGTCTATTCAGACGCCGATGCGGCCGCCAAACATGTGTCGCTGGCGGATGAGGCCGTGCATATCGGCGGCCCGGCGCCTGCGGACAGCTATCTGCGCGGTGCGGAAATTATCCGCGTGGCCAAGGCGACCGGCGCCCAGGCGATCCACCCCGGTTATGGCTTCCTGTCGGAAAACCCGGACTTTGTTGAGGCGGTGGAGGCCGCGGGCCTCACCTTCATCGGCCCGTCCGCAGACGCGATCCGAAAGATGGGCCTCAAAGACGCCGCCAAGGTGCTGATGGAAGAGGCCGGCGTGCCGGTGGTGCCGGGCTATCACGGTGCCAATCAGGATGCGGGCTTCCTGCAGGAAGAAGCGGGCAAGATCGGGTATCCGGTGCTGATCAAAGCCGTGGCCGGCGGCGGCGGCAAGGGGATGCGGCTGGTCGAGAAGCCGGCGGAGTTCGCTGATGCCCTGAACAGCGCCCAGGGTGAGGCCACCACGGCCTTCGGAAATCCGGATGTGCTGATCGAGAAATACATTCAGCAGCCGCGTCATATCGAGGTGCAGGTCTTTGGCGATGGCACCCATGCGGTGCACCTGTTTGAACGCGACTGTTCGCTGCAGCGCCGCCACCAGAAAGTGATCGAGGAGGCCCCCGCACCGGGCATGACGGCTGAGATGCGCCAAGCAATGGGGCGGGCCGGCGTGCGCGCGGCTGAGGCGATCGGTTACAGGGGGGCAGGCACCGTCGAATTCATCGTCGATGGCTCGGACGGGCTGCGCACCGACGGCTTCTGGTTCATGGAAATGAACACCCGCCTGCAGGTGGAGCATCCGGTGACCGAACTGATCACCGGTGTCGATCTGGTGGAGTGGCAGTTGCGGGTCGCCTCAGGTGAGCGCCTGCCTGCCCGGCAGGAAGATCTGACGATCACCGGACACGCGTTTGAAGCGCGGCTTTATGCGGAAGACGTGCCTAAGGGCTTTCTTCCGGCCACCGGCACGCTGACCCATTTGTCTTTCCCGGCCGAATGCCGCGCCGACAGCGGCGTGCGGGCAGGCGACGCCATCAGCCCCTGGTATGACCCGATGATTGCCAAGGTGATCGTGCATGGCTCCACCCGTAAGGTGGCGCTGTCCCGTTTGGCCCGTGCGCTGGAAGAAACCCAGGTGGGCGGCACCGTCACCAACCTTGCTTTCCTCGGCGCGCTGGCAGCGCACGAAGGGTTTGCGCGGGGCGACGTGGACACCGGCCTGATCGCCCGCGATCTGGAGGCATTGGTGGCTGCGCCAAAGACTGAGCTGCGCCACAAAGCGGCCGCCGGTATGGTGGCACTTGGCCTGGTGGACGCCGCGCCGGAGACCGGTTTCACGCTTTGGGCGCCGCTGCACCGCGCTGTTACGCTCAGCCATTTGGAGGAGGAGTTCACAGCTGACGTGCAGGTGGACGGGCCGGACCGGCAGCTGTGGTCGGTGAATGGTGAAACCGTGCTGGCCGAGCGCAGCCAGGGCCATTGGCGCATTGACGGGCGCCGGATGCCTGTAACCTCGCAGGCCGGCCCGCTGATCACGGTGTTTGACGCTTATGGCCTGGAATTTGCCGTTGTGGATCCGCTGGATCGTGATGCGGCTGCAGGCGGCGACAGCAATGTGGTTGAGGCGCCGATGCCGGGGCTGGTCAAAGCTGTATTTGCCAAAGCCGGCCAGCCGGTGGCAGAGGGCGACAGGCTGGCTATTCTGGAAGCGATGAAGATGGAGCATTCGCTGCTGGCCGCGCGCGACGGTGTGGTGGCTGAGGTGCTTGCCGCCGCTGGCGACCAGGTCGAGGCTGGCGCGGCGCTGGTGCGGCTGGAGGAGGAAGGCGGCTGA